From one Lolium rigidum isolate FL_2022 chromosome 4, APGP_CSIRO_Lrig_0.1, whole genome shotgun sequence genomic stretch:
- the LOC124708495 gene encoding mitochondrial outer membrane porin-like — MSCFRPAETVTASSTKKGDLILGEIQSQIKNKGITIDVKANSASNVITTITADAYAAPGPKTIFRFAVPGQKSGKV; from the exons ATGAGTTGCTTCCGGCCGGCCGAG ACAGTTACTGCTAGCAGTACAAAGAAGGGTGATCTGATACTCGGTGAGATCCAGTCACAGATCAAGAACAAAGGAATCACTATAGATGTGAAGGCCAACTCAGCATCTAAT GTCATTACTACAATTACCGCTGATGCGTATGCGGCACCAGGGCCGAAGACCATCTTCCGCTTTGCTGTTCCTGGTCAAAAATCTGGAAAG GTCTAG